CTTGAGAAGCAAGCGACGTGCCACCGCTTGCTGGCGACGCTCAAGCAGGTGCCTTGCGTGCCGATATGTCCGGTGTGATGCGGCATCCGGCCGCCTGGCGAGGAGTGCGCATGAGCGCATGGATGGACAAGGTGGAGCAGCAGACCCGGCTGGCGGGTCACAACCGCGTGGCCATGCTGCTGTTTCGCATGGGCGACGAGCAGCTCTACGGCATCAATGTCTTCAAGGTTCGCGAAGTGATGCGCCGCCCACCGATGGAGCGCATGCCCGGCGCCAACCCACTCATTGCCGGCAGCTGCGACTACCGCGGCATGACCATCCCCGTGATCGACCTGGCCGTGGCGCTGGGCTACGCCCCGCTGCGCGACGATCCGTCGGCGCACCTGATGGTGACGGAGTTCAGCCGGACGGTGCAGGGTTTCCTGGTGGCCGAACCCCAGCGTCTGGTGCAGTGCGACGGCGACAACCTCGAAGCACCGGCCCCTGCGCTGGGCTTCGGCACGCGCGTCAACGCGGTGACGCGCGTGGACGGCGCCCTGGTGGCGGTGGTCGATGTGGAGCAGGTACTGGCCAGCCTCAACGCGACGACCACCACGCTGTCCGAACCGATGCAACGCATCGCCCGCTTCCACGACCTGCAGCCGCGGCGCGTGATGGTGGTGGACGATTCGCTGGTCGCCCGCAACCAGCTGGTGGGGTTGTTCCGCCAGATGGATGTGGAGTGCGTTGTCGCGCAGGACGGCCGTGAGGCCTTGGAGCGTCTGAAGGAGCTGGCGCAGGCGCCTGAAGGCGAGGGCGTGACCCTGGTGGTGTCTGACATCGAGATGCCGCGCATCGACGGCTATGCACTCACGCGGGCCATCCGCGAGACGCCGGAGCTGCGGCCGCTGAAGGTGGTGCTGCACAGCTCGATCAGCGGCATCTTCAATGAGGCGATGGTGCGCGAGGTGAACGCGGACCGCTTCGTGGCGAAGTTCCAGCCGGATCTGCTGGCGCAGACGGTGCTGGAGTTGTTGCCGGAGAATTTTGAGAAGTTTTGAGGGGCTCGGGGTGAAATGTGGCATCAAGCGTGAGTGCGCCGTCTCTCTGTAGGAGCGCACCCTGTGCGCGACCGCGGACTGGCATGTTTGCCTCGGTCTGCGGTTGTCGAGATGAGGCACGCCGTCACGCTGCGGTCGCGCACTGGGTGCGCTCCTACAGAGGTAGGTGGTGTCTTCGCGAGCACCCGCCCCTCACCCCAACCCTCTCCTCGCTCCTCAAAGCCGCGGCCGTCCATGGCCGCTCTCCGCGTGCCCCGGAGGGGAGAGGGAGAAGGCGCGCGGCGCTCATGCATCCCTCACCTCCAACGAAGCTGCTTTAAGTCCTCTTGGCATCGGCGCGTTGCGGTGTAGCGGCCCCGTGTGAGGTAGTAACGAGCGTATCCCGCCTGGCCTCGGTCTTCCGACGCTTCTATCCCACGTACTGCTACGAGCCTTGGCTCTGAGGCCACTACTTTGGGTTACTTTTGACGCGAAGCTGATCCCGTGGGGCTTTGACTCCGGGCGTTCCGCCCTACGCCCTTCCTCGCTCCTCAAAGCCGGCGCCATCCATGGCGCCTCCCCGCGTGCGAGCCGGCTTCGCCGTTCGCACGCCAAGAGCGCGTGCGTGGGCCAGCAAAAGAAAAGTGACTCGAGCGTCCCACAGGGACTAGCTTCGCGTCGTCGGCGGACGATCGAAACGCCCGCGGCGTCCCTCAGGGACTAGCGTTGCGTCGTAAGCGGCAACCTCGCGGCTGCGGAGCTACCGAAGGAACAGCCGCCCACAAAGAGCGAGAACATGCAGGCCGGCGCGAAAGACTGTCGCGCACTGGGTGCGCTCCTACAGAGGAGGGAGGTCGAGGTCGGGAAATCGGGGCGACGGGAAGCCGTTGTCGACCGCGTCGGATTTCCGTCAGTCCGCTCTCGGGGCAACGACGAATTCCCCGCAAACCCAACAACGGCGCGGTCTCCCGCGCTACCCAAACCCGTGGCACGCAACTTGCTCAAACCTTCCCGCGGCCCCCGCCGCAGGAGTGAGCGATGAGTTCGAGCAACGACAACCTGTTCGGTTTGCACACGCAGGCGCTGGACCTCTGGCAGCGTCGCAGCGAAGTGCTGGCCAGTAATCTGGCGAATGCGGACACGCCCGGTTATCTCGCGCGCGACGTGAACTTCAAGCAGGCGCTGGCGAGTGCCAGTGGGCAGAGTGATGGGTTGGCGATGACCATCACGCAGCCGGGGCAGATCAACCCGCAGGCACAGGCGGCGACGCAGCTCGCTTATCGCGTGCCGACCCAGCCCACGATGGACGGCAACACCGTCGATGCGCAGACCGAACAGGCCAACTTCGCCGCCAATGGCGTGCATTACCAGGCCAGCCTCTGCTTCATCACCGCGCAGATCCACATGCTGCGCACCGCCATCACCGGAGGCCAGTGATGTCGATGTTCAAGATCTTCGATGTGGCAGGGTCCGGCATGGCGGCGCAGTCGCTGCGCCTCAACACCGTGGCCAGCAACCTCGCCAATGCCGACAGCGTGTCGGGTACGCCCGAAGGCGCGTATCGCGCGAAGGAGCCGTTGTTCTCCGCCGTGCAGCGTGCGCTGGGCGGCGCGAACAACGCCGAAGGCGATAGCAGCGTGGGCGTGCAGGTGAAGGGCGTCACCGAAAGCCAGGCCGACGTGCAGGCGCGTTACGAGCCCGGCAATCCGATGGCCGATGGCAACGGCTACGTCTACGGCAGCAACGTCAATCCCATCGACGAGCTGGTGAACATGATTTCCGCTTCGCGTTCGTACCAGAACAACGTCGAAGTGATGAATACCACCAAGCAGCTGATGCTCAAGACCCTCGACCTCGGCAAGTAAGCCGGGAGGAAAACACCGTGTCCACGATTCCAGGCAACAGCAGCACCAACAGTTCCACAACGAACACGTCCAACGTGAACTCGGCACTGTCCAAGACCATGACGCAGGCCGACTTCCTCAAGCTGATGACGGCCCAGCTGCAGGCGCAGGACCCGACCAATCCGGTCGACAACTCGCAGTTCGTTTCGCAGATGGCGCAGTTCAGCCAGCTGTCGACCACGCAGCAGCTCGATACGGATTTGCAGACCTTGAGCAGCAACATCAATTCGGCGTTGCAGACCTCGCAGGTGCTGAGTTCGTCCAACCTGGTGAACCGCCAGGTGATGGTGCCGTCCAGCACGATGAGCTTCGAAGGTTCGAGCATGAAGGGCGCGGTAAACGTCACCACCGCCAGCGACGTGACCGTGCAGGTGCTGGACGGCAACGGCAACGTGGTTCGCACCATGCCGCTGGGCGCGCAGAGCGCGGGTCTTTCGCAGTTCACCTGGGACGGCAAGGACGACAACGGCAACACCGTGGCCCAGGGCAGTTACACGCTCAAGGCCACCGCGGGCACGGCATCGCTCGATACCTATGTGGCCGGCACGGTCACCGGTGTCGGCTATGGCGGCAGCTCGCTGGGTACGTACCTGCAGGTAGCGGGCGTGGGCGGTGTGTCGCTCAGCCAGGTCGCACAGATTCTCTGACGCCTCGCGCGTCCACTCATCACGAGGAATAGAACATGGCACTGAACACGGCGCTCAGCGGCATCAACGCGGCACAGTCCGATCTCAACGTCATCGCGAACAACATCGCCAACGCGAACACCACGGGCTTCAAGGGCTCGCGCGCCGAATTCGCCGACATCTTCGCGGTGACCGGCTTGAACCTGAATTCCACGGCCACCGGCAGCGGCGTGCGCCTGCAGGAAGTGGCGCAGCAGTTCAGCCAGGGCGACATCGCCACCACCAATAACAGCCTGGATCTCGCCATCAGCGGCAACGGCTTCTTCGTGGTCAACAGCGGCAACGGCGCGACGTATACCCGCGCGGGCGATTTCCAGAAGAACCCGAACGGCTACATCACCACGCCGGACGGCTCGCACCTGCAGATGTATCCGCCCAATGGCGCCGGTGGCTTCGACACCAGCACGCTCACCGACTTCAACTGGGTGACGGCGCAGAGCAATGCCACGGCGACCTCGAAGATCACCATGACGTCGAACCTGCCGGCCAGCGCCACCGTGCCGACCAACGCCTTCAGCACGACCGATTCCACCAGCTACAACGCCGCCGCGCCGGTGACCGTGTACGACTCGCAGGGCGGTTCGCACCAGGCGACGATCTACTACGTGAAGACCGGCACCAACACCTGGGATGCCAACCTCTACGTGGATGGCCAGAGCGCCGGCACGCAACCGCTCACCTTCGACACCACCGGCAAGCTGGCCACGCCGACCAACGGCTCGCTGGCATTCAACACGGTGACGCTAGGCAACGGCGCCTCGCCGATGACCATGTCGCTCGACGTGACCAATACCACGCAGTACGGCACCGATTATTCGGCGGGCACCATCCAGCAGAACGGTTTCGAGGCGGGCACGCTGTCGAACATCGACATCGATTCCAAGGGCGTGATCACCGCCTATTACTCGAACAACCAGACCACGCAGATCGGCCAGGTGGCGATCGCCAACTTCGCCAACGTGCAGGGCCTGCGCCAGTTGGGCGACACCACCTGGGCGGCCAGCACCGATTCCGGCCCGGCCATCATGGGCACGGCGAGCGTGGGCCAGTTCGGCACCATCCAGTCGGGCGCGTTGGAAAGTTCCAACACGGCCGATACCACGGCGCAGCTGGTGAACATGATCCAGGCGCAGCGCGACTACCAGGCCAACGCGCAGGTGCTGTCCACCGACAACACGCTGGCATCGGCGCTGTTCAACGCCGTTTCCCGTTAATAGAACGACGCCATGGACCGTTCCGTCTACGTCTCGATGACCGGCGCCACGCAGATCATGCGTGCGCAGGAAGCGGTGAGCCACAACCTGGCCAACGCTTCCACGGTCGGCTTCAAGAGCGAGCTCACCGCCTTCCAGAGCGTGCCGGTGCTGGGCCAGGGTTCGCCTTCGCGCATCAATGCCGTGGCGCAGGGCGTGGGCCAGAGCTTCACGCAGGGCTCGCAGATCAACACCGGCCGTCCGCTCGATGTATCGGTGCACGGCGCGGGCTGGATCGCGGTGCAGGCGCCGGACGGTTCGGAAGCGTATACGCGTGCGGGCGACCTGCAGCTCACCGCCGACGGCGGGCTGGTCGATGCGCGCGGCAATCCGGTGATGGGCGGCTCCGGTCCCATCACCATTCCGCCGGCCGCGGAAGTGAGCATCGGCAGCGACGGCACGATTTCTTCGGTGCCCTTGGGGCAGGGTCCTAACTCGGTCACCACGCTCGATCGGATCAAGCTGGTGAATCCCGATGCGGCGCAGCTGGTGCAGGGCAGCGATGGCCTGATGCACGTGGCCGGTGGCGGTACGGCCGATGCGGACCCCACGGTGACGGTGGCCTCGGGCGTGCTCGAAGGCAGCAACGTCAATCCGTCCGCGGAGCTGGTGAAGATGATCGCGCTCTCGCGCCAGTACGACATGCAGGTGAAGTCCATCAAGGCCTCCGAGGACAACGCCGATTCCGCCAACAAGCTGCTGCAGGCCAGCTAAGTGGCGCTGACGAAACGACCCGCTGCCTCTACGGCTTTTGATCGTCATTCCGGCGCAGGCCGGAATCCAGTTGCCGACCTGCCAGGTTGTCGCAACGACGTCGATCAGCTCTTCGCAAAGGCCAGGCGGTGTCGCCACTGGATTCCGGCCTGCGCCGGAATGACGGCATTGAGAGTTTGCTGAGTTTTTTGCGGACCTGAGACCTTTTACGGAGTAGCCAATGTTCTCTTCTCTCTGGATTTCCAAGACCGGCCTCGATGCGCAGCAGACGCGCATGGACGTCATCTCCAACAACCTGGCCAACGCCAACACCACCGCGTTCAAGAGTTCGCGTGCGGCGTTCCAGGATTTGATGTACCAGAACAAGGGCCAGCCCGGTGGCCAGACCACCGAGCAGACGCTGTCGCCCTCGGGCCTGATGCTGGGCACCGGCGTGCGCGTGGTGGGCAATGAGAAGCTGTTTACCGAAGGCAACATCACGCAGACCGGCAACTCGATGGACGTGGCGATCCAGGGTCGCGGCTTCCTGCAGGTGAGCATGCCCGACGGCACCGTGGCCTATACGCGCGATGGTTCGCTGCACACCGACGCCAACGGCCAGCTCGTCACGTCGGACGGCTATCCGATCGAGCCGGCGATCACCGTGCCGCCGAACGTGCAATCGCTGACCATCGGCAGCGACGGCACCGTGTCGGCCACCACCACCGCATCTGCCACGCCGCAGACGCTGGGCACGCTGCAGCTCGCCGACTTCATCAACCCTGCCGGCCTGCAGCCGATGGGGCAGAACATGTATCTCGAAACCGCCTCGAGCGGCGCGCCCCAGACCGGGCAGCCCGCGCTCAACGGCATGGGTTCGCTGCTGCAGGGCTCGCTGGAGTCCTCCAACGTCAACGTGGTGGCCGAGATGGTCAACATGATCGAAACGCAGCGCACCTACGAAATGAATTCCAAGGCCATCAGCAGCGCCGACCAGATGCTGCAGGACCTGACCGACAAGATGTGAGCACCGCCATGTCCTTCCGTACCCTGTCCCGTCTTTCCACCGCACTGGCGTTCGCGCTTCTCGCGGGCTGCGCCATGCAGCCGCCGCGCGACGATCACCAGTGGGCGGCCACGATGCCTGCCGAGCAGACGGCGGCGCCGCCGACCGACGGCGCGATCTATCACGCCGAACAGGGCATGGAGCTGTTCAACGATGCGCGTGCGCATCGCGTGGGCGACATCCTCACCATCTCGCTGGTGGAGAGCACGCAGGCGTCGAAGAAGGCCAGCACCAGCACCAGCAAGAAGGACAACACCGACATCACCGCGCCGACCATCCTCGGCCATGCGCTGAAGGTGGGTGGCAAGGCGGCGGATATTTCCACCGCAGGCAACCGCAGCTTCGACGGCAGTGGCGACAGCAGCCAGAGCAACCAGCTCACCGGTTCGATCACGGTCACCGTGGCGCAGCGTCTTTCCAACGGCAATCTGCTGGTGCGCGGCGAGAAGATGCTCACCATCAACCAGGGCCAGGAGCTGATCCGCATCTCGGGCATCGTGCGTCCGCAGGACATCCTGCAGGACAACAGCGTGCCATCCACGCGCGTGGCGGACGCGCAGATCGCCTATACCGGCAAGGGTTCGCTGGCCGATGCGAATACGCAGGGCTGGCTGTCGCGCTTCTTCAATTCCAAGTGGATGCCCTACTGATGAACGGTCTGCGCTTCGATCGCTACACGCTGGCGCGCGCACGCCAACGCGCATGGTCGGTGCTGCGCGGCGTGGCCATCGTGCTGTGCGCCAGCTTCTCGGTGAACCAGCCGGTGCATGCCGACAAGATCCGCGATCTCGCGCAGGTCGGTGGCGTGCGTACCAACCAGCTGATCGGCTATGGCCTGGTCGTTGGCCTCGATGGCAGTGGCGACCAGACCACGCAGGCGCCGTTCACCACGCAGAGCCTGGAGAACATGCTGGTGCAGTTCGGCATCACGGTGCCGGCCAATGTGCGTCCGCAGCTGAAGAACGCGGCGGCGGTGACGATCACCGCGCAGCTGCCGCCGTTCGCCAAACCCGGCCAGACCATCGACGTCACCGTGGCTTCGATCGGCAACGCCAAGAGCATCCGCGGTGGCGAACTGCTGATGACGCCGCTGCGCGGCGCGGACGGCAACGTCTATGCGATGGCGCAGGGCAGCGTGGTGGTCGGCGGCATCAGCGCACAGGGCAAGAGTGGTTCCAGCGTGCAGGTGAACATTTCCGCCAGCGGTCGCGTGCCCAATGGCGCGACGGTGGAGCGCAGCGTCGCGTCGTCGTTCGCCAACAGCAATGGCGACTTGATGCTCAACCTCAACACGCCTGACTTCACCACGGCCACGCGGATCGCCGAAGCGGTGAACCGCACCTACGGTGCGGGCACGGCGAATGCTGTCGACGGTGGTTCGGTGGCCGTGCGCGGCCCGGCCGACCCGGCCCAGCGCGTGGCGTGGCTGGGAGCGATCCAGGCGCTGGATGTGAACCCGGGCGATGCACCGGCGCGCGTGGTGGTCAATTCACGCACCGGCACCGTGGTGATCGGTTCGGAAGTGCGCGTCACCCCGGCGGCCGTGGCGCACGGCGCGATCCAGGTAACCATCACCGAGCAGCCGAGCGTCAGCCAGCCCGAAGCCTTCAGCAAGGGGCAGACGGTGGTGGTGCCCAACAGCAGCGTGCAGGTGAGCGAGGACGGCGGCCACATGTTCAAGTTCGGCCCCGGCACCAACCTCGACACCATCGTGCGTGCGGTGAACCAGGTCGGTGCCTCGCCGAGCGATCTCATCTCCATCCTGCAGGCCTTGAAGCAGGCCGGTGCGCTCCATGCGGAGCTGGTGGTGATCTGACATGGCCATTTCGGGTGATGCCACCAAGAGCCTCAACACCTGGACGGATCTGTCCGGGTTCGGAGCGTTGCGCCAGACGGCGCAGTCGGACGCGAAGTCCGCCTTGCCGGCCGTCGCCAAGCAGTTCGAATCCATCTTCACCCAGATGATGCTCAAGTCGATGCGCGAGGCCAGTCCGGGCGATGGGCTGGGCGACAGCGAAGCGGGCAATGCCTGGCGCGACATGTTCGACCAGCAGCTGTCGGTGAACCTGTCGCAGGGCAATGGCCTGGGCATCGCGCAGATGTTGATGCGCCAGTTGGGCGGCGCTTCCTCATCCTCCTCTCCCTCCGGCGCGGCCGACGGCGCGAAGAGCGACGACTGGCAGCAGCGCCTGAGCTCCGTCGCCAATGCCGCCAAGTCCGTCGGCGCCGAAGTGGTGAAATGGCTGCCGCAGGATGCCCAGGAATTCGTGAAGGAACTGGCGCCCTACGCCCAGAAGGCCGCGGAGAAACTCGGCGTGTCGGTGCGCGCCGTGCTGGCCCAGGCCGCGCTGGAAACGCAGTGGGGCAAGCACATGCCGTCCCATTCCAACGGCGACACCAGCAACAACCTGTTCGGCATGAAGGCCGGCAGCAGCTGGGATGGCCAGAAAGTGAGCGTGCCTACGCTGGAATTCGAGGATGGCGTGGCGGTGCACCGTCGGGCGCAGTTCCGCTCGTACAACAACCCGGGCGAATCGTTCAACGACTACGCCCAGCTCATTTCAGACAACCCGCGCTACGCCAAGGCGCTGAACCATGGCGAAGACGTGGTGGGTTTCGCGCGCGGCCTGGTGAGCGGCGGCTATGCCACCGACCCCTCCTATGCGCAAAAAATCGTGGCCATCGCCAACAGTCCCGCCATGAAAGAAGCGCTGGCCGCGCTCAAGAATGTCGCCGACCAGCCGAACTCCTCCGAATAAGCCGTCAGGGAAAGATCCATGTCCAACCTTCTCAGCATCGGTGCCTCGGGGCTGAACGCCGCCCAGGTGGCGCTGACCACGGTCGGCAACAACATCAGCAACGTCAACACGCCCGGCTACAGCCGGCAGAGCGTGGTGCAGAATGAGAGCATCTCGCCCAACGGCGGGCGCTACACCATCGGCAGCGGTGTGGACGTGGATTCGATACAGCGCGCCTACAGCGACTTCCTCACCAGTGCGGTGTGGAGCAGCAATTCCAGCCTGCAGCGCGCGACCACGTACAACAACCTCACCACCACGCTCAACAGCATGCTGAGCGCGAGCGGCAACCTGCAGAGTTCGCTGGACAGCTTCTACGGCGCCTTCGACACCGTGGCCAACACGCCGGGCGTCGCCTCCAGCCGCCAGTCGCTGCTGGGTAGCGCCGGTTCCATGGTCACCACATTCAACACGCTGGCGCAGCAGTTCACCGCGCAGCAGGGCCAGGTGAACAGCCAGATCAGCACCACGGTCGACGGCATCAACAGCGTGTCCAAGAGCATCGCGGATCTCAACGCGAAGATCCGCCAGGCCGGCAACAACGTGCCGAACGATTTGCTGGACCAGCGCGACACCATGATCCAGACGCTGTCGGGCTACGTGGGTGTATCCACCTACCAGCAGACCGACGGCACCATCAGCGTGTATGCCTCCAGCGGGCAGGCGCTGGTGAGCGGCGACAAATCCTTCGCGCTGTCGACCGGCAAGGATGCGTACGATGCGTCGCGCACGTCGGTGCTCGACACCACCGGCACCGACATCACCACCAAGATCAGCGGCGGCACGCTGGGCGCCTTGCTCGACTATCGCAGCAACGTGCTGGACAGCGTGCAGAACCAGCTCGGCCAGGCGGCCGTGGCCCTGGCCACCAGCGTCAACACGCAGCAGTCCAAGGGCCTGGACCTCAACGGCAACCAGGGCGGGCCGATGTTCAGCGTGCCCGCCCCGGCCGTGATGGGCAATACCAACAACAAGGGCACGGCGAGCGTCTCGGCGAGCATCACCGATGTCTCCCAGCTCACCACCTCCGACTACGTGCTCAGCTACGACGGCAGCAACTGGAACCTGGCCACGACCAGCGGCCAGAGCGTGCCGATGACCACCAATCCGGACGGTTCGTATTCGGCCAATGGCTTGACCTTCAACCTGTCCGGCACGGCGCAGAAGGGCGACAGCTTCCAGATCCAGCCGACGCGCGCGGCAGCCAGTGGACTCACGCTGACGATGACCGATCCGAACGGCATCGCCGCGGCCGCGGCGCTCACGTCGAAGGCGGCCACGGCCAACACCGGCACCGGCAGCATCGGTGCGGTGACGGTGGACGATCCGACCAATGCGGCGCTGCTCAGCAACGCCACGCTGAGCTTCCCCACGGCCGGCACCTACCAGGTGACCGACAGCAGCGGCAACGTGCTCGGCAGCGGCAGCTACGCGCCAGGGCAGACCATCAGCGCGAACGGCTGGAGCGTGACGCCTTCCGGCACGCCGGCGGCGAACGACAGCTTCACCATCGGCATCAACTCGAATGGCCTCAACGACACCAGCAATGCGCTGGCGCTGGCGTCGCTCGCCGACAAGGGCGTGCTCAATGGCGGCAAGCAGTCGGTGATCGACAGCTACGGCACGCTCACCACCAACATCGGCACCGTGGGCAGCCAGGCACAGACCAACCTCACCACGCAGACCAGCCTGCACAACCAGGCGATGTCGGCGCAGCAGAGCGTGTCAGGCGTGAACCTCGACGAGGAGGCCGCGAGCCTCGTGCGATTCCAGCAGGCCTATCAGGCCTCGGCGCAGGTGATCTCCACCTCGCAGACCATCTTCAGCAGCCTGATCAGCGCCATCAACGGATAAAGGGATAAACCGCCATGCGTCTTTCGACCAGCTGGATGTACCAGCAGTCGCTCACCACGATGCTCAACCAGCAGAGTGCGCTGGCGGCCACGCAGAACCAGGTCACCACCGGCGTGCGCATCAACGTGGCGTCCGACGATCCGGCCGGTGCGGGGCAGGTGGTGAGCCTCAGCCACGTCATCGCGGCGAATACGCAGTATTCGAACAACATCGACAGCGCGAACACGCGCCTCAACACCGAAGCGAGCACGCTCACGTCGGTGAACAGCGTGCTGGACAGCGCGCGCACGCTGGCCTTGCAGGCCATCAACGGCACGTTGAGCGACAGCGATCGCAAGAGCATCGCCAGCCAGCTCGGCCAGATCCGCGACCAGCTCGTGCAGCTGGCCAATACCACCGACAGCAACGGCAATGCGCTGTTCGCCGGTACCAGCACCACGCGCGCACCGTTCCAGGTCGGTACCAATGGCGTGGTGAGCTATGTGGGCAACGACGATTCGCAGCACGCATCGGTGGGTTCCGGCCTGCAGGTGGTGACGGGCGATGCGGGCTCCGGCCTCTTCATGAACGTTCCCGCGGGCAACGGCTCCTTCGCGACCGGTGTTGGCAGTGCCAACACGGGCACGCTGGTGGTGGGCGCCAACAGCGTCACCGATCTTGCCGCATGGAACAGCACCAAGGCCGCGAGCGGCGGCGGCTACACCATCACCTTCGGTACCGGCGGCAGCTGGACGGCAGCCGACGCCAACGGCAACCCGGTGCTCGACAGCAGCGGCAATCCGGTGGGTGGCACCTATCAGGATGGTGGCTCGATCAGCTTCAACGGCATGAGCATCGCCATGAGCGGCACGCCCGCAGCCGGCGATACCGTGTCGGTGACGAACGGCGGCCAGCAGGACATCTTCACCACGCTGAGCAACATGATCTCCTCGCTGCAGAGCGGCACCACCGATACGCAGCTGGCGAACCAGATGAGCCGTCAGATCGAATCGATCGACCAGACGCAGTCCACGATCAGCGCGACCCAGGTCGCCATCGGCGGGCGCCTGAATACGCTCACGCAGCAGCAGGGTGCATACCAGGATCTCAACGTCACCTATCAATCGGCGCTCACCGACGTGGCGGGTGCCGATCCGTATACGGCGATCAGCAAC
The window above is part of the Dyella jiangningensis genome. Proteins encoded here:
- the flgK gene encoding flagellar hook-associated protein FlgK encodes the protein MSNLLSIGASGLNAAQVALTTVGNNISNVNTPGYSRQSVVQNESISPNGGRYTIGSGVDVDSIQRAYSDFLTSAVWSSNSSLQRATTYNNLTTTLNSMLSASGNLQSSLDSFYGAFDTVANTPGVASSRQSLLGSAGSMVTTFNTLAQQFTAQQGQVNSQISTTVDGINSVSKSIADLNAKIRQAGNNVPNDLLDQRDTMIQTLSGYVGVSTYQQTDGTISVYASSGQALVSGDKSFALSTGKDAYDASRTSVLDTTGTDITTKISGGTLGALLDYRSNVLDSVQNQLGQAAVALATSVNTQQSKGLDLNGNQGGPMFSVPAPAVMGNTNNKGTASVSASITDVSQLTTSDYVLSYDGSNWNLATTSGQSVPMTTNPDGSYSANGLTFNLSGTAQKGDSFQIQPTRAAASGLTLTMTDPNGIAAAAALTSKAATANTGTGSIGAVTVDDPTNAALLSNATLSFPTAGTYQVTDSSGNVLGSGSYAPGQTISANGWSVTPSGTPAANDSFTIGINSNGLNDTSNALALASLADKGVLNGGKQSVIDSYGTLTTNIGTVGSQAQTNLTTQTSLHNQAMSAQQSVSGVNLDEEAASLVRFQQAYQASAQVISTSQTIFSSLISAING
- the flgL gene encoding flagellar hook-associated protein FlgL, whose amino-acid sequence is MRLSTSWMYQQSLTTMLNQQSALAATQNQVTTGVRINVASDDPAGAGQVVSLSHVIAANTQYSNNIDSANTRLNTEASTLTSVNSVLDSARTLALQAINGTLSDSDRKSIASQLGQIRDQLVQLANTTDSNGNALFAGTSTTRAPFQVGTNGVVSYVGNDDSQHASVGSGLQVVTGDAGSGLFMNVPAGNGSFATGVGSANTGTLVVGANSVTDLAAWNSTKAASGGGYTITFGTGGSWTAADANGNPVLDSSGNPVGGTYQDGGSISFNGMSIAMSGTPAAGDTVSVTNGGQQDIFTTLSNMISSLQSGTTDTQLANQMSRQIESIDQTQSTISATQVAIGGRLNTLTQQQGAYQDLNVTYQSALTDVAGADPYTAISNLSLQSAALQASQQVFAQVKQMSLFNYLK